From Pantoea sp. Ep11b, the proteins below share one genomic window:
- the rpoS gene encoding RNA polymerase sigma factor RpoS, which produces MSQNTLKVNELHENAEFDENGAEIFDEKALVENEASDSDVAEEELLSQGATQRVLDATQLYLGEIGYSPLLTAEEEVFFARRALRGDIPSRRRMIESNLRLVVKIARRYSNRGLALLDLIEEGNLGLIRAVEKFDPERGFRFSTYATWWIRQTIERAIMNQTRTIRLPIHIVKELNVYLRTARELSHKLDHEPSAEEIAEQLDKPVDDVSRMLRLNERITSVDTPLGGDSEKALLDILADEKDNGPEDTTQDDDMKQSIVKWLFELNAKQREVLARRFGLLGYEAATLEDVGREIGLTRERVRQIQVEGLRRLREILQAQGLNIEALFRE; this is translated from the coding sequence ATGAGCCAGAATACGCTGAAAGTAAACGAGTTACATGAGAACGCGGAATTCGATGAGAACGGAGCTGAAATTTTTGACGAGAAGGCTCTCGTTGAAAACGAAGCCAGTGATAGCGACGTAGCGGAAGAAGAGTTGCTATCACAGGGTGCGACGCAGCGTGTCTTAGATGCGACGCAGCTCTATCTTGGGGAGATTGGCTATTCTCCGTTGTTAACGGCAGAGGAAGAAGTGTTCTTCGCTCGCCGTGCATTGCGGGGTGATATCCCTTCCCGTCGCCGTATGATTGAAAGTAACTTACGCCTGGTGGTAAAAATCGCCCGTCGTTACAGCAATCGTGGTTTAGCCCTGCTGGACCTGATTGAAGAAGGTAACCTCGGTCTGATTCGCGCCGTTGAGAAATTTGACCCGGAGCGCGGGTTCCGTTTTTCAACGTATGCCACCTGGTGGATTCGTCAGACTATTGAACGGGCGATCATGAATCAAACCCGTACCATTCGTCTGCCGATTCACATCGTGAAAGAACTGAATGTTTATCTGCGTACTGCGCGTGAACTTTCCCACAAGCTTGACCATGAGCCGAGTGCGGAAGAGATCGCTGAGCAGCTGGATAAACCGGTTGATGATGTAAGCCGCATGTTGCGTCTCAACGAACGCATCACCTCAGTCGATACGCCGTTAGGCGGAGATTCTGAGAAAGCGCTGCTGGATATTCTGGCCGATGAAAAAGACAACGGCCCGGAAGACACCACGCAGGACGATGATATGAAACAAAGCATCGTCAAATGGCTGTTCGAACTGAACGCCAAGCAGCGTGAAGTGCTGGCACGTCGCTTCGGCCTGTTAGGCTATGAAGCTGCAACGCTGGAGGATGTGGGTCGTGAAATCGGCTTAACCCGCGAGCGTGTACGTCAGATTCAGGTTGAAGGTTTGCGCCGTCTGCGCGAAATCCTGCAGGCGCAGGGCCTCAACATTGAAGCACTCTTTCGTGAATAA
- the nlpD gene encoding murein hydrolase activator NlpD codes for MSTGSTLFQLRRLAALSLVGFWLAGCSSGDNSQAPISRVGDDGGMLNSQSGGGQVSGGIPAAPTQGQMLSRNSASAPASGGMISASNNVETQNGRIVYNRSYQNIPKGSYSGETYTVKRGDTLFYIAWITGNDFRDLAQRNNVPAPYSLNVGQTLQIGNGSGQPITGGNSITAADATQGGVPAAPQIKSPAVAQQPVITYSDDSGTSGGSKLLPSKGANVATTTAPVITAPPTVSSTTNSSTPVGSWRWPTDGKIIDNFSAAEGGNKGIDIAGTRGQSVVATASGRVVYAGNALRGYGNLIIIKHNDDYLSAYAHNDTMLVREQQEVKAGQKIATMGSTGTSSVRLHFEIRYKGKSVNPLRYLPQR; via the coding sequence ATGAGCACGGGAAGCACACTTTTTCAGTTACGCCGTCTGGCGGCTCTTTCACTGGTAGGTTTCTGGCTGGCAGGATGCAGCTCTGGCGACAATTCTCAGGCGCCCATCAGTCGCGTCGGCGATGATGGCGGCATGCTGAATAGCCAGTCGGGCGGAGGCCAGGTTTCGGGTGGTATTCCTGCCGCACCCACTCAGGGACAAATGTTAAGCAGAAATTCAGCATCTGCCCCAGCCAGCGGTGGAATGATTAGTGCCAGCAATAATGTTGAGACGCAGAATGGCCGTATAGTGTACAACCGCAGTTACCAGAATATTCCCAAGGGTAGCTACTCCGGTGAAACTTATACCGTTAAGCGCGGAGACACATTGTTTTACATTGCCTGGATTACCGGCAACGATTTCCGCGATTTAGCCCAGCGCAACAACGTTCCTGCGCCATACAGCCTGAATGTCGGACAGACTTTACAGATTGGAAATGGGTCGGGCCAGCCGATTACCGGTGGAAATTCCATTACCGCTGCTGATGCAACGCAGGGCGGGGTTCCGGCGGCACCACAAATTAAATCTCCTGCTGTTGCACAGCAACCTGTTATTACGTATTCTGATGATTCGGGAACTTCGGGTGGCAGCAAACTGTTGCCTTCGAAAGGAGCAAATGTTGCAACGACAACAGCTCCAGTGATTACCGCACCCCCTACGGTTAGCAGCACAACCAACAGTTCAACGCCGGTCGGAAGCTGGCGCTGGCCGACTGATGGGAAGATTATCGATAACTTCTCTGCCGCCGAAGGTGGCAATAAAGGCATCGATATCGCCGGGACACGCGGACAATCTGTGGTTGCCACGGCTTCAGGACGCGTGGTGTACGCAGGTAACGCACTCCGGGGTTACGGTAATTTAATCATCATTAAACACAATGATGATTACCTGAGCGCCTACGCCCACAACGATACAATGCTGGTCCGGGAACAACAGGAAGTTAAGGCGGGGCAAAAGATCGCTACCATGGGTAGCACCGGAACCAGTTCAGTCAGATTACATTTTGAAATTCGTTACAAGGGGAAATCCGTAAACCCGTTGCGTTATTTACCGCAGCGATAA
- a CDS encoding protein-L-isoaspartate(D-aspartate) O-methyltransferase: MVNRRIETLLSQLRQQGIDDENLLKAMSDVPRERFIDEAFEHKAWDNVALPIGSGQTISQPYMVARMTALLALNPHSRVLEIGTGSGYQTAILAHLVDHVYSVERIKGLQWQAKRRLKQLDLHNVSTRHGDGWQGWPSRGPFDAIIVTAAPPEIPIALIAQLAEGGIMVLPVGEDQQVLKRLRRQGEDVVEEIIEPVRFVPLVQGDLA; this comes from the coding sequence ATGGTGAACCGGCGTATCGAGACATTGCTGTCACAACTGCGTCAGCAGGGCATCGACGATGAAAATCTGCTGAAGGCCATGAGTGACGTGCCGCGTGAGCGTTTTATCGACGAGGCGTTTGAGCACAAAGCCTGGGACAATGTTGCTCTGCCTATCGGCTCCGGACAGACGATTTCTCAGCCCTATATGGTGGCGCGAATGACCGCACTGCTGGCGCTAAATCCGCATTCGCGGGTGCTGGAGATTGGCACCGGCTCCGGCTATCAGACGGCGATTCTGGCCCATCTGGTCGATCACGTCTATTCCGTGGAGCGCATTAAAGGGCTGCAGTGGCAGGCTAAACGCCGTCTCAAGCAGCTGGATCTGCATAATGTCTCCACCCGCCACGGCGATGGCTGGCAGGGCTGGCCGTCGCGTGGCCCGTTCGATGCCATTATCGTCACGGCGGCACCGCCGGAAATTCCGATTGCGCTGATAGCACAACTGGCAGAAGGCGGCATTATGGTGCTGCCGGTTGGCGAGGATCAGCAGGTACTGAAGCGCCTGCGTCGTCAGGGTGAAGATGTCGTGGAGGAGATCATCGAGCCGGTGCGTTTTGTGCCTCTGGTACAGGGCGATCTGGCCTGA
- the surE gene encoding 5'/3'-nucleotidase SurE, with translation MRILLSNDDGIHAPGIQTLAKALRQIADVQVVAPDRNRSGASNSLTLETPLRTFTHENGDIAVQMGTPTDCVYLGVNALMQPRPDIVVSGINAGPNLGDDVIYSGTVAAAMEGRHLGLPAIAVSLNGHEHYATAAAVVCAILRALTHEPLRTGRILNINVPDLPLAELKGIRVTRCGSRHPADQVIAQQDPRGNTLYWIGPPGEQLDAGPDTDFAAVDQGYVSVTALHVDLTAHSAQDVLSDWLTKAEVNLAW, from the coding sequence ATGCGGATATTGCTCAGCAACGATGACGGCATTCATGCGCCAGGGATTCAGACTCTGGCGAAAGCCCTGCGGCAGATTGCTGACGTGCAGGTGGTTGCCCCCGATCGTAACCGAAGCGGTGCCTCGAACTCATTAACCCTGGAAACGCCTCTGCGCACCTTTACCCATGAAAACGGCGATATCGCGGTTCAGATGGGCACGCCGACCGATTGTGTCTATCTGGGGGTGAATGCACTGATGCAGCCGCGTCCCGATATTGTGGTGTCAGGCATTAACGCCGGTCCCAATCTGGGTGATGATGTGATCTACTCCGGCACGGTGGCGGCCGCGATGGAGGGGCGGCATCTTGGCTTACCGGCCATTGCGGTGTCGCTGAACGGCCACGAGCACTACGCGACGGCGGCGGCGGTGGTCTGCGCCATCCTCAGGGCGCTGACCCATGAACCGCTGCGCACGGGCCGTATTCTCAATATCAACGTTCCCGATTTGCCACTGGCAGAGCTTAAAGGCATCCGCGTTACGCGCTGCGGCAGCCGTCATCCTGCCGATCAGGTGATTGCCCAGCAGGATCCGCGCGGCAATACCCTCTACTGGATTGGCCCGCCCGGCGAACAGCTGGATGCGGGGCCGGATACGGATTTCGCCGCCGTGGATCAGGGCTACGTGTCTGTCACCGCGCTGCACGTCGACTTAACGGCGCACAGCGCGCAGGATGTGCTCAGCGACTGGCTGACCAAAGCTGAGGTAAACCTGGCATGGTGA